The following proteins come from a genomic window of Alicyclobacillus dauci:
- a CDS encoding aldo/keto reductase produces the protein MTTKTKLGTSDLYVNPIGLGTNAVGGHNLYPNLDEEAGKELVRTALQHGMNFLDTAFIYGPERSEELVGEVLREVGNRSDVVLATKGAHKFVGQDVVFDNSPAFLKQAVEGSLKRLQTDYIDLFYIHFPDESTPKDEAVGALKELKDQGKIRAIGVSNFSMDQLKEGNKDGYVDVYQGEYNLLQRDAEKELLPYTTEHNISFVPYFPLASGLLAGKYTKDMQFNDLRAKMPHFQGSTFAENLDKVERVRKIANDKNVEVAHVVLAWYLTRDSIDAVIPGAKRAAQVLDNLKTLEVQLTADEIREIDRIFS, from the coding sequence ATGACGACGAAGACAAAGCTCGGTACGTCAGATTTGTACGTCAATCCCATTGGACTGGGAACGAATGCGGTCGGAGGGCACAATCTATACCCTAACCTGGATGAAGAGGCTGGCAAGGAATTAGTCCGCACAGCCTTACAACACGGAATGAACTTCTTAGACACAGCTTTTATTTACGGTCCTGAGCGATCAGAGGAACTGGTTGGAGAAGTCTTGCGTGAAGTTGGAAACCGGAGCGACGTTGTCCTGGCAACAAAAGGGGCACACAAGTTTGTCGGCCAAGATGTGGTTTTCGACAATTCGCCGGCATTTCTCAAGCAAGCGGTGGAAGGCAGTTTGAAACGTCTCCAGACAGATTACATCGACCTGTTCTACATTCACTTTCCCGACGAAAGTACACCGAAAGACGAAGCAGTTGGGGCTTTGAAAGAGCTAAAGGATCAAGGAAAGATCAGAGCCATCGGCGTCTCGAATTTCAGCATGGACCAGTTGAAGGAAGGGAATAAAGACGGCTATGTAGATGTCTATCAAGGGGAATATAACCTTTTGCAACGTGACGCAGAGAAAGAGCTCTTACCCTATACAACTGAGCACAACATTTCATTTGTACCGTACTTTCCTCTCGCTTCCGGATTGCTAGCCGGTAAATATACAAAGGACATGCAATTCAATGACCTCCGTGCAAAGATGCCGCACTTTCAGGGCAGCACGTTCGCGGAGAACCTAGACAAGGTAGAACGGGTACGCAAAATCGCGAACGACAAGAACGTGGAAGTTGCACACGTTGTGCTTGCTTGGTATTTAACGCGCGATTCCATTGATGCGGTGATCCCAGGTGCAAAGAGAGCAGCACAGGTACTGGATAACCTAAAGACTTTGGAAGTGCAACTGACAGCGGATGAGATCAGGGAGATAGACCGCATTTTTAGTTGA
- a CDS encoding SDR family NAD(P)-dependent oxidoreductase: MELGLKDKVTVVTGASAGIGLAITMGFLREGAKVVGASRHPDELKKLGGEDTVVPVIADFSTPEGPELVIKRAIEVFGRVDVLVNNVGIAPAREGFLSVSDEDWRSVLETNLMSMVRTSRAVIPHMVEQKQGVIINISSESGRQPDTMLVDYSVSKAAMLSLSKALANEFGPYGIRVNTVSPGPTRTPLWEKPGGFAEELARQFEMDKDQAIAHFAKNVRQLPIGRIGGS; this comes from the coding sequence ATGGAATTAGGACTCAAAGATAAGGTAACCGTCGTTACAGGGGCCAGTGCCGGAATCGGTCTCGCCATCACGATGGGTTTTCTACGTGAAGGTGCCAAGGTCGTGGGAGCCAGTCGACATCCGGATGAACTGAAGAAACTTGGCGGAGAAGACACCGTTGTCCCGGTGATTGCGGACTTCAGCACGCCTGAAGGCCCGGAACTTGTCATCAAGCGGGCGATAGAAGTGTTTGGTCGGGTCGATGTATTGGTGAACAACGTCGGTATCGCACCCGCACGGGAAGGATTTCTCAGCGTTTCCGACGAGGACTGGCGATCCGTTCTCGAAACCAACCTAATGAGTATGGTACGGACAAGTCGTGCTGTGATTCCACACATGGTCGAACAGAAACAAGGCGTCATTATCAACATATCATCGGAAAGCGGCAGACAGCCGGATACCATGTTGGTCGACTACAGCGTTTCCAAAGCGGCGATGTTAAGCCTGTCGAAAGCCTTAGCCAACGAATTTGGTCCGTATGGGATACGGGTCAACACCGTCTCACCTGGGCCTACTAGAACCCCTCTCTGGGAGAAACCAGGCGGATTTGCGGAGGAATTAGCACGTCAGTTTGAAATGGATAAAGACCAGGCCATTGCGCACTTTGCGAAAAACGTGCGTCAACTTCCGATCGGGAGAATCGGGGGATCCTGA
- a CDS encoding winged helix-turn-helix transcriptional regulator — MNADDSAPLCSKFQWAFTLLGRPWTGMIVRALLNGPKRSKEILQMIPNISSRVLHQRLGELEGAGIVERTIYEEKPVRIEYGLTEMGRTLEPAMDEVQKWADRWCTEN; from the coding sequence ATGAATGCGGACGATAGTGCTCCACTTTGTTCGAAATTCCAATGGGCTTTCACACTGCTGGGACGGCCTTGGACGGGGATGATCGTTCGGGCGTTACTCAACGGGCCCAAACGCTCAAAAGAAATCCTCCAGATGATTCCGAACATCAGCAGCAGAGTTCTTCATCAACGATTAGGTGAGTTAGAAGGTGCGGGAATTGTTGAACGCACCATCTATGAAGAAAAGCCCGTTCGGATTGAATACGGCTTGACGGAAATGGGCAGAACCCTGGAACCCGCCATGGATGAAGTGCAGAAATGGGCTGACAGGTGGTGTACAGAGAACTGA